The Corallococcus soli DNA window GGGCGCGCTCGGCGAAAGCCAGGACCCCCGCGTGGTGGACCTGCTCGGCGAGCTGCTCGAGGACGCGGACGAAGCCGTGCAGGGGCAGGCCGCGCTGGCCCTGGCCAAGGTGAAGAGCGACAAGGCCAAGGCGTACCTCACGCTCCAGTACGGGCGCCGGGGCCGCGCCACGCGACAGATCATCGTCCAGGCCCTCAAGAGCGCGAACGTCCCCAACCCCATGGCGACCGTCGTCGCCGCCGAGTCCAAGGGCCTCTGGGAGCGCAACCTCCTGGCCCTCACCGAAGGCGCGCTCCCGGAGCGCGTGGGCGCGGCGGAAGAGCTGGGCAGGAGCGGACGTCCCGCGGCCGTCAACCAACTGCTGCCCATGGTGCGCGACAGCCAGGTCCTCCTCGCCGCCGCCGCCGTGCGCGGGCTGGGAGACGCGGGCGATCCGCGCGCCGTGGCGCCCATCGCGCTGCTGCTCGACGAGAGCTTTCCGGAGCTGCGCGAGTCCGCCATCAGCTCCCTGATGAAGCTGAAGGATCCGACCGCTGCCACGCGGCTCCAGGCGGTGGCGGTGGAGAAGAGCGCGGTGAGTCCGCTCGCCACCGACGCCATCCTGACCTTCCAGCGCACGCCCTCGACGGACGCCGCGCTGTGCGCCATCACGCTCGACGGCGCCCGTGGGGAGGCCGTGAAGGCCGGCCGCGCCATGCGTTCTCGCGGCGGTTGCCCAGTGGACCCCATCGCGGACCGCCTCTCCCGGCCGGCCTCCGCGGCGGCGGGACTCCACGCGGTGACGGGCCTGGGACCGGCGGCGCGCGCGCTGCTGCCCAAGGTGACGCCGTGGCTCAACCAGCCGGACGGCGCGCTGCGCTCGCTGGCGGTGGAGGCGGTGACGAGCGTGGGCGATGCGTCCGTCGCCCCCGCGCTCCAGAAGCTCTACGAGCAGGAGGTCGCCGGGCTCGCGACGCTGCGCGCGGACTGGGTGCCCAACGCGCTGCCCCTGAAGTACAGCGCGGACCTGGATCCGGCCGCGCCGCGTGCGGCGTCGGCGAAGGCGGACAGCAAGGCCGGCAAGCACGCGCAGCTCTTTGATCGGCTCCAGGCCCTGAACGCGACGCGGGCGAAGGATGCCGGGCGGGTGGTGGTGCCTCCGCGCATTCCGTCGGAGCTGAGTGACGACGTGGATCCCGCGAAGCTCCAGCCGCTGGCCACGCTGCTGACGGGGCTGGGCGCGCTCAAGGCCCCCGGTGCGCTGGAGATCCTCAAGGGCTACGCGGACGACGAGAGCCCCGTGCTGCGCGCGGCGGCCCTCGTCGGCCTCACCCATGTGGGGCCGGAGGGCATGGAGATCGCCCGCACGGCGCTGCTGGAGCCCGACCGCGAGCTGCAGAAGACGCTGGCGCTGGCGCTGGCGGAGCAGGGAGAGGGCGGGCAGCTGGCGCTGGTGGCCGCGCTGCCGAAGATGGGCAGCGAGAAGCTGGTGGTCCTGGATGCGCTGACGCGCGTGGGGCCTCCGCCGGCGTCGGCATCCGAAGTGCTCCAGGTGCTGGTGAAGGAGGGTGGGGCGGAGGCGGCGCTCGCGGCCATCCTGCTGGGCCGGATGGGCGCGAAGGACGCGGTGCCCACGCTGCTCAAGTCGCTCGACGACTCCAACAGCGTGGCCCGGCGCGACGTGCTGCTGGCCCTGGGCGCCATCGGCGATGCGAAGTCGGCGGAGAAGGTGGGCCGCGACCTGTACCACGACCTGCCGGAGATCCGCGCCGCGGCGGCCACGGCGCTGCGCAAGATGAACACGGGCGCGGAGGCCGAGCCGCTGGAAGCGCTCAAGGGTGACTACTTCCGCGAGGTCCGCGTCGCCGCGGGCGAGAGCCCGACGAAGGACGACAAGGTCGCTGACGGAGCGCGGTGAATGCAGCTGCGCGCGCTCAAGGACAAGGCGACCGAGGCCTTCACCAAGGGCCGCTTCTCCAAGGCCGCGGAGCTGTACGAGGACTACTGCCGCGCTGAGCCGAAGGACCACCAGAGCCGCCTGCGCATGGGCGACGCCTGGGCCAAGGCGGGGCAGCGCGGCCGCGCCGTCACCGCCTACCAGTCCGCGGCGGAGGGCTTCGCGAAGGAGGGCTTCCTGCCGCGCGCCATCGCCGCGAGCAAGCTGATCCTCGAACTGGATCCGGCCCATCAGGGCGTGCAGCAGATGCTCGCGGACCTGTACGCACGAAGGGGCACGCCGACCACGTCCCGGGCGAAGCCGAAGGACGGCGCGCCCGCGACGCCCCCAGGCACGCCGGGCCTCGTCAGCCAGCGCGAAGCCACGGCCTCCGACGTGCCGCCGCCACCCGCGAAGGAGGCCGCGCGTCCGGCCCCCGAAGCGCGGAGCCGCCCGGAGCCGGAGGACACCGAGGTGGTCCTCTCCGTCGAGGTGGAGATCGAGCCTCAACACGACGGTCCTGGCTGGACCCTGACGCCCGAAGCCCCTCCGGAGCCGGAAGCCACCGCGCGCCCCATGGCGGAGGCAGGCCCCCAGACCTCCGGCGCCCTCCCAACGCCCCCCATTCCCACGTCATCCGCCGTGGCCCAGGACCGCACGCCTCCAGGCCTGTCCGTCCGCGTGGTGCCGCCGCGAGCCCCGTCGTCCCCATCCTCCATGCCCGAGCTTTCCCAGATCCGGACCCCCAGCGGACGTTGGCAGGCCCTCGCGCCGCCCATCGCCGGGACCGACATGCCCGCGG harbors:
- a CDS encoding HEAT repeat domain-containing protein, producing MRPSVRPLFLALALLAGCHGNRDQLLAEIQDPRPEIRAAAVKKLAAQNNADDLVLFTRAAKDLSAIVRGEAAGALGESQDPRVVDLLGELLEDADEAVQGQAALALAKVKSDKAKAYLTLQYGRRGRATRQIIVQALKSANVPNPMATVVAAESKGLWERNLLALTEGALPERVGAAEELGRSGRPAAVNQLLPMVRDSQVLLAAAAVRGLGDAGDPRAVAPIALLLDESFPELRESAISSLMKLKDPTAATRLQAVAVEKSAVSPLATDAILTFQRTPSTDAALCAITLDGARGEAVKAGRAMRSRGGCPVDPIADRLSRPASAAAGLHAVTGLGPAARALLPKVTPWLNQPDGALRSLAVEAVTSVGDASVAPALQKLYEQEVAGLATLRADWVPNALPLKYSADLDPAAPRAASAKADSKAGKHAQLFDRLQALNATRAKDAGRVVVPPRIPSELSDDVDPAKLQPLATLLTGLGALKAPGALEILKGYADDESPVLRAAALVGLTHVGPEGMEIARTALLEPDRELQKTLALALAEQGEGGQLALVAALPKMGSEKLVVLDALTRVGPPPASASEVLQVLVKEGGAEAALAAILLGRMGAKDAVPTLLKSLDDSNSVARRDVLLALGAIGDAKSAEKVGRDLYHDLPEIRAAAATALRKMNTGAEAEPLEALKGDYFREVRVAAGESPTKDDKVADGAR